Proteins encoded by one window of Candidatus Dadabacteria bacterium:
- a CDS encoding Rdx family protein, whose amino-acid sequence MVEIKYCARCGWLPRSAWMAQELLGTFGEALGGVSLVPSSGGIFEVRADGELVWSRKETGRFPEIKELKRAVRDAVCPGMDLGHTDSL is encoded by the coding sequence ATGGTAGAGATAAAGTACTGCGCGCGCTGCGGCTGGCTTCCGCGGTCCGCCTGGATGGCGCAGGAGCTGCTCGGCACTTTCGGGGAAGCGCTCGGCGGGGTGTCGCTCGTTCCCTCAAGCGGCGGGATCTTCGAGGTGCGCGCGGACGGGGAGCTTGTGTGGTCGCGAAAGGAGACGGGAAGGTTCCCCGAGATAAAGGAGCTGAAGCGCGCGGTGCGGGACGCCGTGTGTCCGGGCATGGACCTCGGTCACACGGATTCGCTTTGA